A single genomic interval of Gopherus evgoodei ecotype Sinaloan lineage chromosome 11, rGopEvg1_v1.p, whole genome shotgun sequence harbors:
- the ARL4C gene encoding ADP-ribosylation factor-like protein 4C, giving the protein MGNISSNISAFQSLHIVMLGLDSAGKTTVLYRLKFNEFVNTVPTIGFNTEKIRLSNGTAKGISCHFWDVGGQEKLRPLWKSYSRCTDGIIYVVDSVDVDRLEEAKTELHKVTKFAENQGTPLLVIANKQDLPKSLPVAELEKQLALHELAPSTTYHVQPACAIIGEGLTEGMDKLYEMILKRRKSLKQRKKR; this is encoded by the coding sequence atGGGGAACATCTCCTCCAACATCTCCGCTTTCCAGTCCCTGCACATCGTCATGCTGGGCTTGGACTCGGCCGGCAAGACCACCGTCCTCTACCGGCTCAAGTTCAACGAGTTCGTCAACACGGTGCCCACCATCGGCTTCAACACCGAGAAGATCCGGCTGAGCAACGGCACGGCCAAGGGCATCAGCTGCCACTTCTGGGACGTGGGCGGCCAGGAGAAGCTGCGGCCGCTCTGGAAGTCCTACAGCCGCTGCACCGACGGCATCATCTACGTGGTGGACTCGGTGGACGTGGACCGGCTGGAGGAGGCCAAGACCGAGCTGCACAAGGTGACCAAGTTCGCCGAGAACCAGGGCACCCCCTTGCTGGTCATCGCCAACAAGCAGGACCTGCCCAAGTCCCTGCCCGTGGCCGAGCTGGAGAAGCAGCTGGCGCTGCATGAGCTCGCCCCCTCCACCACCTACCACGTCCAGCCCGCCTGCGCCATCATCGGCGAGGGGCTGACCGAGGGCATGGACAAGCTCTACGAGATGATCCTCAAGCGCAGGAAGTCGCTCAAGCAAAGGAAGAAACGATAA